One segment of Ipomoea triloba cultivar NCNSP0323 chromosome 12, ASM357664v1 DNA contains the following:
- the LOC115998670 gene encoding glycerol-3-phosphate acyltransferase 5-like has translation MESESSSVVSELEGTLLKDPSPFCYFMLVAFEASGIIRFALLLILWPAVRFLEMCGRGEAGMKVAIFVATAGVKMAEIEAVARAVLPKFYFDDVDLEAWGRFCLFRRRVVVSKMPRIMVERFAKEHLQADDVVGSELAVNRFGFATGFVKEDFGVSICRDVSRLFADDDDQPCLGMGRPQSSSSFLPLCKEELHPPFMSGKKNGGGEVIKPLPVIFHDGRLAKRPTPGTALLILIWIPIGILLAAIRIGLGLLLPIWIIPIIAPLLGGKVIVKGKPPQPAGSGNGVLFVCTHRTLMDPVVLSAVLQRKIPAVTYSISRLSEILSPIPTLRLTRSRDLDAVMITHELEKGDVVVCPEGTTCREPFLLRFSALFAELTDRIVPVAMNTRVGFFHATTARGWKGMDPIFFFMNPRPVYEVTFLNQLPAEATCSSGKSPYDVANYVQMILAATLGFECTNFTRKDKYRVLAGNDGTVFSGNSAAGYGVERLACAFKKVVGTFKPFIH, from the exons ATGGAGTCTGAATCATCGTCGGTGGTTTCCGAGCTGGAAGGGACGCTATTGAAAGACCCCTCGCCCTTCTGCTACTTCATGCTGGTGGCGTTTGAGGCGTCGGGGATAATCCGGTTCGCTCTGTTGCTGATTTTGTGGCCGGCGGTTCGGTTTCTGGAGATGTGCGGCCGCGGGGAGGCGGGGATGAAGGTGGCGATCTTCGTGGCGACGGCGGGGGTGAAGATGGCGGAGATTGAGGCGGTGGCGAGGGCGGTTTTGCCCAAATTTTACTTTGACGATGTTGATTTGGAGGCTTGGGGGAGGTTTTGTTTGTTTAGGAGGAGGGTTGTGGTTTCGAAGATGCCGAGGATTATGGTGGAGAGGTTTGCTAAGGAGCACTTGCAGGCCGATGATGTGGTCGGGAGTGAACTAGCGGTGAATCGGTTTGGATTCGCGACTGGATTTGTTAAAGAGGATTTCGGTGTCTCCATTTGTAGAGATGTTTCTAGGTTGTTTGCAGATGATGATGATCAACCCTGCTTGGGTATGGGAAGAcctcaatcttcttcttcattcctTCCCTTATGCAAG GAAGAGTTGCATCCGCCATTTATGAGCGGGAAGAAGAATGGCGGCGGGGAAGTAATAAAGCCACTACCGGTGATCTTCCACGACGGCCGCCTGGCAAAGCGGCCGACACCAGGGACGGCGCTGCTGATTCTAATATGGATACCGATTGGGATTTTACTGGCTGCAATTCGTATTGGATTAGGGCTACTTCTTCCAATATGGATTATTCCGATCATAGCTCCGTTGTTAGGAGGCAAAGTCATCGTGAAAGGCAAGCCGCCGCAGCCGGCGGGTTCCGGCAACGGTGTGCTCTTCGTCTGCACTCACCGAACCCTAATGGATCCCGTGGTTCTCTCCGCCGTTCTCCAGCGCAAAATCCCGGCGGTGACCTACTCAATTTCGCGATTATCGGAAATCCTCTCGCCGATCCCGACGCTCCGCCTCACGCGCAGCCGCGACCTCGACGCCGTGATGATCACGCACGAGCTCGAGAAAGGAGACGTCGTCGTTTGCCCCGAAGGGACCACGTGCAGGGAACCGTTTCTGTTACGATTCAGCGCACTTTTCGCGGAATTAACGGACCGGATCGTACCCGTCGCGATGAACACTCGGGTCGGGTTCTTCCACGCAACCACCGCGAGAGGTTGGAAAGGCATGGACCCAATCTTTTTCTTCATGAACCCTAGGCCGGTTTACGAGGTCACGTTTTTGAACCAGTTGCCGGCGGAAGCCACGTGCTCGTCGGGGAAAAGCCCCTACGATGTCGCCAACTACGTGCAGATGATCTTGGCCGCCACCTTAGGGTTCGAGTGCACTAATTTTACGAGGAAAGACAAGTACAGAGTTCTCGCCGGAAATGATGGAACGGTATTTTCCGGTAACTCCGCCGCCGGCTACGGCGTTGAAAGACTGGCTTGCGCTTTCAAGAAGGTGGTGGGTACTTTCAAGCCTTTTATTCACTGA
- the LOC115998868 gene encoding pumilio homolog 2-like, which yields MITDEYRRMRSAMGGSIDFGEELEVLLREQRRQVEEADNREGELCIFRSGSAPPTIKGSPEAFGGGGDLNGVSEEEMRSNAAYVSYYYSNGNVNPRLPPPLLSKEDWRSAQRLQGGGGGSGTGSHVRLGGIGDRRKVSRVVETSQISMGMGFSGKNLESGSEAQKDWGGNGLIGLPGLGLGSHQKSIAEIVQDDISHTIPTSRQPSHPASRAVDAIIESPKSQIDHFQTELSSLEALHSRANIPDVSSLPNIGSSASHTYASALGASLSRSSTPDPQRIARAPSPQIPPIGGGRESSADKISLNTSNSFHDASTYTLESADLVAAFSGMNLSVDNIVDDRNCPKPQVHQESGNNQDFLNVQNQQNHIRQFSHLNKSAVLHGGSFLKGHSTPTLNSAGRSPPSQYLNGHSPDSVFPGFSMNGSQFEGSNLAYLSNNAGAFGLDSRAMGGGMPSGPKSLGAGEELQNLYRHRNQNIGSSLQKPFLDPLYLQYLQSTEYGAAQLRALNDPAVNNGSLCDVYMDLLELQKAYLGKLIASQKSQYGLPCFSKADSLNHGYFHGPGSPMASPIIPNSPYGPGSPVRYAERDLHFSSGMRSFANCIPGAWHSDLLSNLGGSFTSSLIDEFKHNKTKCFELSEIDGHVVEFSADQYGSRFIQQKLETATIEEKNMVFHEIMPHALSLMTDVFGNYVIQKFFEHGSASQIRELADQLDGQVLTLSLQMYGCRVIQKALEVVDLDQKTKMVIELDGHIMRCVRDQNGNHVIQKCIECVPEEAIQFIVTTFYDQVVMLSTHPYGCRVIQRVLEHCHSAKTQSIVMNEILQSVCMLAQDQYGNYVIQHVLEHGKPDERSAIICQLIGQIVHMSQQKFASNVVEKCLTFGTPDERQTLVNEMLGSNDENEPLQAMMKDQFANYVVQKVLETCDDQQLELILNRIKVHLNALKKYTYGKHIVARVEKLVAAGERRIMILSSNSAQM from the exons ATGATTACTGATGAGTATCGGAGAATGCGATCGGCGATGGGAGGGAGCATCGATTTTGGGGAGGAGCTAGAGGTGCTGCTAAGAGAGCAGAGGAGGCAGGTGGAGGAGGCGGACAATCGGGAGGGGGAGCTGTGCATTTTCCGGAGTGGCTCAGCTCCGCCGACGATCAAAGGATCGCCGGAGGCtttcggcggcggcggcgatttGAATGGAGTTTCGGAGGAGGAGATGAGGTCTAATGCGGCGTATGTTTCGTATTACTATTCTAACGGGAACGTGAACCCTCGCCTCCCGCCGCCTCTTTTGTCCAAGGAGGACTGGCGGTCGGCGCAGAGGCTGcagggcggcggcggcggtagTGGGACTGGGAGTCACGTGAGGCTCGGGGGAATTGGAGACAGAAGGAAAGTGAGTAGAGTGGTTGAAACGTCCCAAATTTCAATGGGAATGGGATTTTCTGGGAAGAATCTAGAAAGTGGAAGTGAGGCACAGAAGGACTGGGGAGGCAATGGACTTATTGGATTGCCAGGACTGGGTTTAGGAAGTCATCAAAAGAGCATAGCAGAGATTGTTCAG GATGATATAAGCCACACGATACCTACTTCAAGACAACCATCTCATCCTGCCAGCCGTGCGGTGGATGCTATCATTGAGTCTCCCAAGTCTCAAATTGATCATTTCCAGACTGAATTATCATCTTTGGAGGCATTGCATTCTCGTGCAAATATTCCAGACGTGTCTTCACTTCCAAACATTGGTTCATCTGCTTCTCATACGTATGCTTCTGCTTTGGGTGCTTCACTGTCAAGAAGTTCCACACCTGATCCTCAACGTATTGCTAGAGCTCCAAGTCCACAAATTCCTCCCATTGGAGGAGGGAGAGAAAGCTCTGCTGATAAAATAAGTTTAAATACCTCCAATTCATTTCACGATGCTTCAACTTATACATTGGAGTCTGCTGATTTGGTTGCCGCATTTTCTGGCATGAACCTGTCAGTGGATAACATTGTAGATGACAGGAATTGCCCAAAACCTCAGGTGCATCAGGAGAGTGGTAATAACCAAGACTTCTTAAATGTGCAGAATCAGCAGAACCATATTAGGCAATTCTCTCACTTGAATAAGTCTGCTGTTCTCCATGGTGGCTCATTCTTGAAAGGGCATTCCACACCGACTCTAAATAGTGCAGGAAGATCACCACCATCTCAGTATCTAAATGGTCATAGTCCCGATTCAGTGTTTCCAGGTTTCAGCATGAATGGATCACAGTTTGAGGGTAGTAATTTGGCTTATTTATCTAATAATGCGGGTGCATTTGGACTTGATTCTCGAGCAATGGGAGGTGGCATGCCCTCAGGACCAAAGTCATTAGGTGCTGGGGAAGAATTGCAGAACCTCTATAGACATAGGAATCAGAACATAGGGAGTTCTCTGCAAAAGCCCTTTTTGGACCCTCTTTATCTTCAGTACTTGCAATCTACTGAGTATGGTGCTGCTCAACTCAGAGCTCTTAATGATCCAGCAGTTAACAATGGATCTCTTTGTGACGTGTACATGGATTTGCTTGAACTTCAGAAAGCTTACTTAGGAAAATTGATTGCATCCCAGAAATCACAGTATGGACTTCCTTGCTTTAGCAAAGCTGACAGCTTAAATCATGGTTATTTTCACGGCCCTGGAAGCCCAATGGCAAGCCCAATCATTCCAAATTCCCCGTATGGACCTGGTAGTCCTGTCAGGTATGCTGAAAGGGACTTGCACTTTTCATCAGGGATGAGGAGCTTTGCAAATTGCATTCCAGGGGCATGGCACTCTGATCTACTGTCCAACCTTGGGGGAAGCTTTACTTCCTCACTAATAGATGAGTTTAAACACAATAAAACTAAATGTTTTGAGCTATCAGAGATTGACGGTCATGTTGTTGAGTTCAG CGCGGATCAGTATGGAAGTCGGTTCATTCAACAGAAACTCGAGACAGCTACTATTGAAGAGAAGAATATGGTCTTCCATGAAATTATGCCCCACGCTCTATCCTTAATGACTGATGTGTTTGGTAATTATGTGATCCAGAAG TTTTTTGAACATGGAAGTGCATCACAGATTAGAGAATTGGCTGACCAGCTCGATGGACAAGTTCTCACCCTTAGCCTTCAAATGTATGGATGCCGAGTTATCCAAAAG GCATTAGAGGTTGTTGATCTGGACCAAAAGACAAAAATGGTTATAGAGCTTGATGGCCACATTATGCGCTGTGTTCGTGATCAGAATGGAAATCATGTAATCCAGAAGTGCATTGAATGTGTTCCAGAAGAGGCCATCCAGTTTATTGTTACCACATTTTACGATCAAGTTGTGATGTTATCCACCCACCCATATGGGTGTCGGGTCATCCAG AGAGTCCTGGAACATTGCCATAGTGCCAAAACCCAGAGTATAGTGATGAATGAGATTTTGCAGTCTGTATGCATGTTGGCACAGGATCAATATGGAAATTATGTCATTCAG CATGTATTAGAACATGGAAAGCCAGATGAACGGTCGGCTATAATTTGTCAGCTAATAGGACAAATAGTTCATATGAGCCAGCAAAAATTTGCCTCTAATGTTGTGGAGAAGTGCTTAACTTTTGGAACCCCCGACGAGCGTCAGACCTTGGTAAATGAGATGCTTGGCTCCAATGACGAGAATGAACCACTTCAG GCGATGATGAAAGATCAATTCGCAAACTATGTTGTACAGAAAGTGCTGGAGACTTGCGATGACCAGCAGCTTGAACTTATCCTCAACCGAATAAAAGTTCACTTGAATGCTCTGAAGAAATATACCTACGGAAAGCATATAGTTGCCCGGGTCGAGAAACTTGTTGCTGCTGGGG AGAGGAGGATCATGATCCTGTCATCGAATTCTGCACAGATGTAG